A genomic region of Cannabis sativa cultivar Pink pepper isolate KNU-18-1 chromosome 1, ASM2916894v1, whole genome shotgun sequence contains the following coding sequences:
- the LOC115704500 gene encoding germin-like protein, whose product MNTTNSVLVFFTLSLLFSSSLGAVQDFCVGDLKGPQSPAGYSCKTKVTVDDFVYHGLGVKGNTTNIIKAAVTPAFDAQFPGVNGLGISMARADLAPGGVIPFHTHPGGSEILIVLEGTLCAGFVSSSANQVFFKTLNKGDVMVFPQGLLHFQLNSGKGEALFIVGFNSPNPGLQITDFALFKNDLPTELVAATTFLDVAQIKKLKGVLGGTG is encoded by the coding sequence ATGAATACTACTAACAGTGTTCTCGTCTTCTTCACACTTTCTCTCCTTTTCTCCTCTTCTTTGGGAGCCGTTCAAGATTTTTGCGTAGGAGACCTCAAAGGTCCCCAAAGCCCTGCAGGATACTCCTGCAAGACCAAGGTTACGGTAGACGATTTCGTCTACCATGGCCTGGGTGTCAAGGGAAACACCACCAACATCATCAAGGCCGCGGTAACTCCCGCCTTCGACGCCCAATTCCCGGGTGTAAATGGCCTTGGAATCTCCATGGCACGTGCTGACTTGGCCCCTGGCGGTGTTATCCCGTTCCACACGCACCCCGGTGGCTCGGAGATCCTAATTGTGCTAGAAGGAACGCTTTGTGCCGGTTTCGTGTCAAGCTCGGCGAACCAAGTGTTTTTCAAGACACTTAACAAAGGTGATGTAATGGTTTTCCCACAAGGGCTTCTTCATTTCCAACTCAATTCAGGAAAAGGTGAAGCATTGTTCATTGTTGGGTTCAATAGTCCAAACCCGGGTCTTCAAATCACTGATTTTGCTTTGTTCAAGAACGATCTTCCCACCGAGTTGGTGGCAGCCACTACTTTCTTAGACGTTGCTCAGATTAAAAAGCTAAAGGGTGTTCTTGGTGGAACTGGCTAA